The following are encoded together in the Archocentrus centrarchus isolate MPI-CPG fArcCen1 chromosome 23, fArcCen1, whole genome shotgun sequence genome:
- the dnai7 gene encoding dynein axonemal intermediate chain 7 isoform X1, whose translation MRKGCYGYPDTRVNMPPKNIQKKGGKLSKAQKAKQQQEEEERRLREEEEAQIKAKREKQERLERKRKEEVERLELKDLERREEELNELHHLLEENNTAVTKWKTKAVESAKWERSIRCDGLPNPYIQRDINTFMSLWRDDSEVNITPVLQQCNPAVQLVDELEELLRDATDPKEGQKYEESLISLQELIHSKQRLAIEEILKRANKNIDIETDNMQTVIKDDNITLCLWANLKKNPSFKGFNFKEVGFSFKLPEELAKSNIAVQILHTRYDYLSSLVRRIHLQTQAPMNRSFAGAENVLEKTDQPEQTKKDRGRKNATSLKSEEGRVGQIQTQMELLGAGRDLIDPPEEPIVSKPVTQVVDLMQYTPLGGVFYYDVFHLPPQAYYARGWEIQQLLRTGLQSYCYPTEKSELDGNEALPCSPVGVSVTLPDSVVFLETPQVARWDAAGKQWRMDGITDVSFDEAEAKISFSMDSFQAFVLMQETYANLPFKSWELRPLGQDSALYTINGALMDLSITIQENKCMLQSEQKRGLSHLIGKWMSGPALQRAMLNAGINIFVNEYTDKYVSNCAKDPLTEHAAYEQMALFSSACAFSWSKWNAKCGAEQLVLQVCEHHGPSPVPKDSWSLYLLGAQKSRKLEMTETSEAFSPDHYPGSEFHSTFIHMLQDTMSPDGIARSRKCHHLFVDTVQSLLCATRPLMFS comes from the exons ATGCGTAAAGGTTGCTACGGTTACCCAGATACACGAGTGAACATG CCGCCCAAGAACATACAG AAGAAAGGTGGTAAGCTGTCCAAGGCTCAAAAGGCAAAGCAGcagcaagaggaggaggaaaggaggcTGCGAGAGGAAG AGGAAGCCCAGATAaaggcaaaaagagaaaaacaggagagactggaaagaaagagaaaggaggaggtGGAAAGGCTCGAGCTAAAG GACCTAGAGCGCAGAGAGGAAGAGCTGAATGAACTGCACCATCTACTGGAAGAGAATAATACTGCAGTCACCAAATGGAAGACTAAAGCTGTGGAGAGTGCCAAG TGGGAGCGATCCATCCGTTGTGATGGTTTACCAAACCCATACATACAGCGGGACATTAACACTTTTATGAGCTTATGGAGAGACGACTCAGAAGTCAACATCACACCTGTGCTCCAGCAATGTAACCCTGCTGTACAG CTAGTAGATGAGTTGGAAGAGCTCCTCAGAGATGCTACAGATCCTAAAGAGGGCCAGAAGTACGAGGAGTCTCTCATAAGTTTGCAGGAGCTAATCCATTCAAAACAGCGCCTCGCCATCGAGGAGATACTTAAG AGAGCCAATAAGAACATCGACATCGAGACagacaacatgcaaactgtGATCAAAGATGACAACATTACACTGTGTCTCTGGGCCAACCTCAAGAAGAATCCAAG TTTTAAAGGTTTCAACTTCAAGGAGGTAGGCTTCAGCTTTAAGCTTCCCGAGGAGCTGGCTAAGAGCAACATCGCTGTGCAGATCCTCCACACACGCTATGACTACCTCTCTTCATTGGTCAGGAGGATTCATCTGCAAACACAAGCTCCTATGAACAG GTCTTTTGCAGGAGCTGAGAATGTTTTAGAAAAAACAGACCAACCTGAGCagacaaaaaaagacagagggaggaag AATGCAACCAGTCTGAAGTCGGAAGAAGGCCGAGTGGGCCAAATCCAAACACAGATGGAGCTACTTGGTG CAGGCAGGGATCTGATTGACCCCCCAGAGGAGCCTATAGTGAGCAAGCCTGTTACCCAGGTGGTAGACTTGATGCAGTACACACCTCTGGGTGGGGTATTCTACTATGATGTGTTTCACCTCCCACCTCAAGCGTACTACGCCAGGGGCTGGGAAATTCAGCAG CTGTTGCGTACAGGGCTGCAGTCGTACTGTTATCCTACTGAGAAGTCTGAATTAGATGGCAATGAGGCTCTCCCCTGTTCCCCAGTTGGGGTATCCGTGACACTGCCTGATTCTGTTGTCTTCTTGGAAACTCCACAAGTGGCTCGCTGGGATGCTGCAG GTAAGCAGTGGCGCATGGACGGCATCACTGACGTCTCTTTTGATGAAGCTGAGGCCAAAATCTCCTTCAGTATGGACTCCTTCCAAGCGTTTGTGCTGATGCAGGAAACCTACGCCAACCTTCCCTTCAAGAGCTGGGAGCTCCGGCCACTGGGCCAAGACTCTGCTCTCTACACCATCAATGGGGCTCTCATGGACCTCAGCATCACTATTCAG gaaaataaatgtaTGCTGCAGTCAGAGCAAAAGAGAGGGCTCTCTCACCTCATAGGAAAGTGGATGAGTGGCCCGGCCCTGCAGAGGGCTATGCTTAATGCTGGGATCAACATCTTTGTGAATGAATACACAGACAAATACGTCAGCAACTGTGCCAAG GACCCACTCACAGAACACGCTGCCTACGAACAGATGGCCCTCTTTTCCTCTGCCTGTGCATTCTCATGGAGCAAGTGGAATGCTAAATGTGGAGCCGAGCAACTGGTCCTGCAG GTGTGTGAGCACCATGGTCCCTCCCCTGTGCCTAAGGACTCGTGGAGTCTGTACCTTCTGGGAGCCCAGAAGAGTCGAAAGCTGGAGATGACAGAGACGAGTGAAGCTTTCTCTCCAGACCATTATCCTGGCAGCGAATTTCACTCCACCTTCATCCACATGCTCCAGGACACCATGAGTCCCGATGGCATAGCTAGGAGCAGAAAATGCCATCATCTGTTTGTTGACACAGTACAGAGCCTGCTCTGTGCCACAAGACCCCTGATGTTTTCATAA
- the dnai7 gene encoding dynein axonemal intermediate chain 7 isoform X2 codes for MRKGCYGYPDTRVNMPPKNIQKKGGKLSKAQKAKQQQEEEERRLREEEEAQIKAKREKQERLERKRKEEVERLELKDLERREEELNELHHLLEENNTAVTKWKTKAVESAKWERSIRCDGLPNPYIQRDINTFMSLWRDDSEVNITPVLQQCNPAVQLVDELEELLRDATDPKEGQKYEESLISLQELIHSKQRLAIEEILKRANKNIDIETDNMQTVIKDDNITLCLWANLKKNPSFKGFNFKEVGFSFKLPEELAKSNIAVQILHTRYDYLSSLVRRIHLQTQAPMNRSFAGAENVLEKTDQPEQTKKDRGRKNATSLKSEEGRVGQIQTQMELLGGRDLIDPPEEPIVSKPVTQVVDLMQYTPLGGVFYYDVFHLPPQAYYARGWEIQQLLRTGLQSYCYPTEKSELDGNEALPCSPVGVSVTLPDSVVFLETPQVARWDAAGKQWRMDGITDVSFDEAEAKISFSMDSFQAFVLMQETYANLPFKSWELRPLGQDSALYTINGALMDLSITIQENKCMLQSEQKRGLSHLIGKWMSGPALQRAMLNAGINIFVNEYTDKYVSNCAKDPLTEHAAYEQMALFSSACAFSWSKWNAKCGAEQLVLQVCEHHGPSPVPKDSWSLYLLGAQKSRKLEMTETSEAFSPDHYPGSEFHSTFIHMLQDTMSPDGIARSRKCHHLFVDTVQSLLCATRPLMFS; via the exons ATGCGTAAAGGTTGCTACGGTTACCCAGATACACGAGTGAACATG CCGCCCAAGAACATACAG AAGAAAGGTGGTAAGCTGTCCAAGGCTCAAAAGGCAAAGCAGcagcaagaggaggaggaaaggaggcTGCGAGAGGAAG AGGAAGCCCAGATAaaggcaaaaagagaaaaacaggagagactggaaagaaagagaaaggaggaggtGGAAAGGCTCGAGCTAAAG GACCTAGAGCGCAGAGAGGAAGAGCTGAATGAACTGCACCATCTACTGGAAGAGAATAATACTGCAGTCACCAAATGGAAGACTAAAGCTGTGGAGAGTGCCAAG TGGGAGCGATCCATCCGTTGTGATGGTTTACCAAACCCATACATACAGCGGGACATTAACACTTTTATGAGCTTATGGAGAGACGACTCAGAAGTCAACATCACACCTGTGCTCCAGCAATGTAACCCTGCTGTACAG CTAGTAGATGAGTTGGAAGAGCTCCTCAGAGATGCTACAGATCCTAAAGAGGGCCAGAAGTACGAGGAGTCTCTCATAAGTTTGCAGGAGCTAATCCATTCAAAACAGCGCCTCGCCATCGAGGAGATACTTAAG AGAGCCAATAAGAACATCGACATCGAGACagacaacatgcaaactgtGATCAAAGATGACAACATTACACTGTGTCTCTGGGCCAACCTCAAGAAGAATCCAAG TTTTAAAGGTTTCAACTTCAAGGAGGTAGGCTTCAGCTTTAAGCTTCCCGAGGAGCTGGCTAAGAGCAACATCGCTGTGCAGATCCTCCACACACGCTATGACTACCTCTCTTCATTGGTCAGGAGGATTCATCTGCAAACACAAGCTCCTATGAACAG GTCTTTTGCAGGAGCTGAGAATGTTTTAGAAAAAACAGACCAACCTGAGCagacaaaaaaagacagagggaggaag AATGCAACCAGTCTGAAGTCGGAAGAAGGCCGAGTGGGCCAAATCCAAACACAGATGGAGCTACTTGGTG GCAGGGATCTGATTGACCCCCCAGAGGAGCCTATAGTGAGCAAGCCTGTTACCCAGGTGGTAGACTTGATGCAGTACACACCTCTGGGTGGGGTATTCTACTATGATGTGTTTCACCTCCCACCTCAAGCGTACTACGCCAGGGGCTGGGAAATTCAGCAG CTGTTGCGTACAGGGCTGCAGTCGTACTGTTATCCTACTGAGAAGTCTGAATTAGATGGCAATGAGGCTCTCCCCTGTTCCCCAGTTGGGGTATCCGTGACACTGCCTGATTCTGTTGTCTTCTTGGAAACTCCACAAGTGGCTCGCTGGGATGCTGCAG GTAAGCAGTGGCGCATGGACGGCATCACTGACGTCTCTTTTGATGAAGCTGAGGCCAAAATCTCCTTCAGTATGGACTCCTTCCAAGCGTTTGTGCTGATGCAGGAAACCTACGCCAACCTTCCCTTCAAGAGCTGGGAGCTCCGGCCACTGGGCCAAGACTCTGCTCTCTACACCATCAATGGGGCTCTCATGGACCTCAGCATCACTATTCAG gaaaataaatgtaTGCTGCAGTCAGAGCAAAAGAGAGGGCTCTCTCACCTCATAGGAAAGTGGATGAGTGGCCCGGCCCTGCAGAGGGCTATGCTTAATGCTGGGATCAACATCTTTGTGAATGAATACACAGACAAATACGTCAGCAACTGTGCCAAG GACCCACTCACAGAACACGCTGCCTACGAACAGATGGCCCTCTTTTCCTCTGCCTGTGCATTCTCATGGAGCAAGTGGAATGCTAAATGTGGAGCCGAGCAACTGGTCCTGCAG GTGTGTGAGCACCATGGTCCCTCCCCTGTGCCTAAGGACTCGTGGAGTCTGTACCTTCTGGGAGCCCAGAAGAGTCGAAAGCTGGAGATGACAGAGACGAGTGAAGCTTTCTCTCCAGACCATTATCCTGGCAGCGAATTTCACTCCACCTTCATCCACATGCTCCAGGACACCATGAGTCCCGATGGCATAGCTAGGAGCAGAAAATGCCATCATCTGTTTGTTGACACAGTACAGAGCCTGCTCTGTGCCACAAGACCCCTGATGTTTTCATAA